Proteins encoded together in one Mycobacterium noviomagense window:
- a CDS encoding VOC family protein has product MTRHVDVPKALHSEQGARRGEHPGRSLNPVIKVHDLAWLKFEKSNLQRAESFARAFGFTTVSRTLDELQLRGSDAGTPCVIIRRAAQSRFVGAAFKAQDEADVLRLANTTGAPTRRLPDAVGGVAVDLVDPSGIPVHVVAGTHDLNALPGQRAHAFNFGYERQRTNATQRPPREPARVQRLGHVVVQTNKYVEAVNWYLDNLGMIVSDFLYFPGQRDRGPAMSFIRCDRGMTPADHHSLAIALGPANRYMHSAYQVCDVDALAAGGEYLKDLGYHRSWGVGRHIQGSQIFDYWRDPDGFLVEHFSDGDMFDCTVEPGWAPFTASGLAQWGPAATKDFLGMSPKFLPHEARSIIGALRENNEFDFHRLIGLMKAAHS; this is encoded by the coding sequence ATGACACGTCATGTCGACGTCCCTAAGGCCCTGCACAGTGAGCAGGGCGCGCGAAGGGGCGAACACCCCGGACGGTCGCTCAACCCTGTCATCAAGGTCCACGACCTGGCATGGCTCAAGTTCGAGAAATCTAACCTTCAACGCGCCGAATCGTTCGCGCGCGCATTCGGGTTCACCACGGTCTCACGGACACTCGACGAGCTGCAGTTGCGCGGCAGCGATGCCGGCACACCGTGCGTGATCATTCGCCGTGCTGCGCAGTCGCGATTCGTAGGGGCGGCGTTCAAGGCGCAAGACGAAGCCGACGTGCTGCGGCTGGCCAACACGACAGGCGCGCCGACCCGGCGATTGCCCGACGCCGTTGGCGGAGTGGCGGTGGACCTCGTCGACCCCAGCGGAATTCCCGTCCATGTAGTCGCCGGCACGCATGACCTCAACGCGCTGCCCGGGCAGCGGGCCCACGCCTTCAACTTCGGGTATGAGCGGCAACGCACCAACGCGACCCAGCGCCCGCCGCGTGAGCCTGCACGCGTGCAGCGGCTCGGTCATGTCGTGGTGCAGACCAACAAGTACGTCGAGGCCGTCAACTGGTATCTCGACAACCTTGGAATGATTGTCAGCGACTTCCTGTACTTCCCGGGTCAGCGTGACCGTGGGCCGGCGATGAGCTTCATCCGCTGCGACCGCGGCATGACCCCGGCCGACCATCACAGTTTGGCGATAGCGTTGGGGCCGGCCAACCGCTATATGCACTCGGCGTATCAGGTTTGTGACGTCGATGCGCTGGCGGCCGGCGGCGAGTACCTGAAAGACCTTGGGTACCACCGGTCCTGGGGTGTCGGACGGCATATCCAAGGTAGCCAGATTTTCGACTACTGGCGCGACCCCGACGGTTTCCTGGTCGAACACTTCAGCGACGGTGACATGTTCGACTGCACGGTCGAGCCGGGCTGGGCGCCGTTCACCGCCTCCGGGCTGGCCCAATGGGGGCCTGCGGCAACCAAGGACTTCCTCGGCATGAGCCCCAAATTCCTTCCGCACGAAGCGCGCTCGATTATCGGGGCGCTACGCGAAAACAACGAATTCGATTTCCACCGCCTGATCGGCCTGATGAAAGCAGCACACTCATGA
- a CDS encoding TetR/AcrR family transcriptional regulator, producing MGEDGRPPNRLERRKQRTRAALIQAAQDFIAAGRFNVPVQDISHAADVGVGSFYNHFESKEQLFQVALNEVLDAHGAMLDAVTAAMEDPAETFALSYRLTGRLIRRRPDISRVLLNSGLALISSDRGLAPRARRDIAAATEAGRFRVSDPQLAVAVVGGALLGLAQLLHDEPERDDAEATDQVTEDILRLLGLPRQQACKICQRPLPNLDELIHPGSAA from the coding sequence GTGGGGGAGGATGGCCGACCGCCCAATCGTCTCGAGCGGCGCAAGCAGCGCACCCGCGCCGCATTGATCCAGGCGGCACAGGACTTCATTGCCGCGGGCCGCTTCAACGTACCGGTGCAGGACATCAGCCACGCAGCCGACGTCGGCGTTGGGTCGTTCTACAACCACTTTGAAAGCAAGGAACAACTTTTCCAGGTCGCGCTCAACGAGGTTCTCGACGCGCACGGAGCGATGCTGGACGCCGTAACTGCTGCCATGGAGGACCCGGCCGAAACCTTTGCGCTGAGCTACCGGCTAACCGGTCGATTGATTCGGCGCCGTCCGGACATCAGCCGGGTCCTGCTGAACAGCGGGCTGGCGCTGATCAGCTCAGACCGAGGGTTGGCACCACGTGCCAGGCGCGACATCGCTGCCGCGACGGAGGCCGGCCGATTCCGGGTCAGCGACCCGCAGCTGGCCGTAGCTGTGGTGGGCGGAGCGCTACTCGGCTTGGCCCAACTGCTACACGATGAGCCCGAGCGTGACGACGCCGAGGCCACCGACCAGGTCACCGAAGACATCTTGCGGTTGTTGGGCCTGCCGCGGCAGCAGGCCTGCAAAATTTGCCAGCGGCCGCTGCCGAACCTTGACGAGCTGATACATCCGGGTTCGGCCGCCTGA